The genomic segment CGATCGAGTTCTGCGGGACGGTGGAGTCCCTCAGGGATGTCTGGGGCTACGACGCCGAGCAGGCCGAGGACCGACTGCGCGCCGCCGTGTCGTGGGACGACCGCTTCGCGATCGCCGCGGAGATCCTCGGCCGACGGATGACGGACCGCCGCCCAACGGTCGATGCGGAGGTCGCCCACAGCTGGCGGCGGACGCTCACCAGCCGGGGGCGAATGCGGGTCGACGGCCTGGCGGAGGAGACCGGCTGGAGTCGCAAGCGCCTGTCGGACCGCTTCCGGTCCCAGCTCGGCATCACACCCAAGCGCGCCGCCCGGCTGGTGCGGTTCGACCACGCCGCCCACCTCCTCGCGGCGGGCCTCGCCCCCGCCGGCGTCGCCACCGACAGCGGCTACGTCGACCAGTCCCACCTCAGCCATGAAGTCAAGGCGTTCACCGGGCTCACGCCCTCAGCCGTGGCCGCCGCGCCGTGGCTCGCCATCGACGACGTCGCGTGGCCCGCTTCATGGCCGGCCCGGACCCCTGCACCCCTGTGACCGGCCCCTGTGACCCCGTGACGGGCTGCGCACCGTCCGTCCGCGCCTCGCCGCACCGTCACTGTTCCGTCCGATCTCCCCAGGCGGCTGTCGCCCCACCGCTGTTCATCGCAGGGTGAGCGGGGTCTCGGATGCGACGCGGGACAACTTCTCGGGGTTGCGGACGTAGTAGAGGCCGGTGATGTGGGCGTCCTCGATGCGGACCGCCATGATGCCGTCGAGCTCCCCGTCCAGGTGCACGAGGAGTGCCGGGTTGCCGTTGATCATGGTGGGAGCGAAGGTGATCGGGCTCTTGTTCTTGCCGAGACCACCGGCCATGAAGCGGCCCACCTTCTCCGCGCCGATGATCGGTCGCAGTGCGGCCCGCTTGACGCCGCCGCCATCGCTCACCAGGACGACCTCCGGGGCGAGTACGTCGAGGAGCTCCTGCAGATTCCCCGTTTCGAGCACGCGCTGGAACGACTCCAGGGCTGCCCGGGTCTCGCTCCGGGAGACCATCTGGCGGGGGCGGCGGGCATCGACGTGCTGGCGGGCGCGGTGGGCGATCTGGCGGACGGCCGCAGGGCTCTTGTCGACGGCGGCCGCGATCTCGTCATAGGTGACGTCGAAGGCCTCGCGCAGCACGAAGACGGCGCGCTCGGTCGGTGACAGCGTCTCGAGGACGAGCATCATCGCCATCGACACACTCTCGGCGAGCTCGACATCCTCGGCCACGTCCGGGGCGGTGAGCAGCGGCTCGGGCAGCCACTGGCCGACATAGGCCTCTTTCCTGCGACTCATCGCGCGCAGCCGGTTGAGCGCCTGCCGGGTCGTGATCCGGACCAGGTAGGCGCGCTGGTCGCGCACCTCCTCCAGGTCGACCTTGACCCATCGCAGCCAGGTCTCCTGGAGGACGTCCTCGGCGTCGGCCGCCGACCCGAGCATCTCGTAGGCGACGGTGAAGAGCAGGTTGCGGTGGGCGACGAACGTTTTGGTCGCCGGGTCAGTG from the Streptomyces sp. RKAG293 genome contains:
- a CDS encoding helix-turn-helix domain-containing protein is translated as MAGFRQRVPGFVDIAMVAHPSVTLLVDLSDGEGLVYGSHGRQGRGSVIVGLLPGDLRASGRVGACLQIRLDPVAAAAVLGSSIEFCGTVESLRDVWGYDAEQAEDRLRAAVSWDDRFAIAAEILGRRMTDRRPTVDAEVAHSWRRTLTSRGRMRVDGLAEETGWSRKRLSDRFRSQLGITPKRAARLVRFDHAAHLLAAGLAPAGVATDSGYVDQSHLSHEVKAFTGLTPSAVAAAPWLAIDDVAWPASWPARTPAPL
- a CDS encoding RNA polymerase sigma-70 factor; translation: MSDQATDPATKTFVAHRNLLFTVAYEMLGSAADAEDVLQETWLRWVKVDLEEVRDQRAYLVRITTRQALNRLRAMSRRKEAYVGQWLPEPLLTAPDVAEDVELAESVSMAMMLVLETLSPTERAVFVLREAFDVTYDEIAAAVDKSPAAVRQIAHRARQHVDARRPRQMVSRSETRAALESFQRVLETGNLQELLDVLAPEVVLVSDGGGVKRAALRPIIGAEKVGRFMAGGLGKNKSPITFAPTMINGNPALLVHLDGELDGIMAVRIEDAHITGLYYVRNPEKLSRVASETPLTLR